Proteins from a single region of Labedella gwakjiensis:
- a CDS encoding 30S ribosomal protein bS22 gives MGSVIKKRRKRMAKKKHRKLLRKTRHQRRNKK, from the coding sequence TTATCAAGAAGCGCCGCAAGCGTATGGCGAAGAAGAAGCACCGCAAGCTGCTTCGTAAGACCCGCCACCAGCGCCGCAACAAGAAGTAG